One Caulobacter segnis genomic window carries:
- a CDS encoding alpha-L-rhamnosidase, giving the protein MTGPTRRDALSGAAALAACLTAGSGRAAAAVPAPGALTSEHAGGPIGLETPSPRLAWRPPVARQSAWRAQVAASEADLLAGRLTWDSGKVADAAAVEAVYGGPPLPSRARRVWRVRLWDGDGRPGAWSAPASFEMSLLAPKDWGDAAWIGRRLAPPRGWADLTLTIDFTLKGRFFDVLFRARPEGKTYGEAYALRVGEVDGAPSLMLQVRQYPGGASPQVKLRRLQVWPLPPALAALKGQRRRLTVEAHGTALRFSLDGVLVGALDDATQAEGTFGFLAPEAEAAVLHAVTLQAPDRPGFASRFEDGDNPLTGGDVGEDGLILASGVPGKDLVIPLAHPAPLLRRAFAVKGDIVRARLYVAAGGFAAVSLNGAAVGESAIATGWTAYDKRVLYQAHDVTALLKAGDNVLAAELARGWYGIAEPNEWYFHKAPWTAEPVLKARLEIVLTDGSTQVLTTNETWRAADGPCLWDSIYAGERRDARREPSGWRESGFDDRAWDKALIAKGPAGRLVAATHEPIAPVARHAAVSVKEVKPGVWLFDFGRIRTGVPELAVTGPAGRTVSMALAEKLRKDGAIQVASGLIDAQLMTWRYTLAGKGRETWRPAFGYGGFRYVQVWGLDGTPAPDTVAAIEIHSAVASIGRFECADPLVNQIHDAARQGLLNNMHAAQTDTPSLEKNGWTGDAQASSAAATVNFDVVRTWEKWLGDFVDAQAASGELPEIVPSTPYYGFEDTPGWNYVWGPTPAWDVAAFVLPEELELRFGTRAAEPVRALQKRLATYTARFLKAPDYRYDHGLGEYAAAGPTGPVDATSTAYVFHMLKATGQAELAAKIRAAYNARYWDAARRRYVAPPEGGKPAPYCQTMNVLPVALGLVPDGQAKAVIAGLAADIADKGHRLDVGVYALRYLPLLLSDHGHGHVVWKVVTRTDEPGWGFWLKNDIRSMPEGWGLGSRSWNHHYFASISSWFYEGLAGLRPAAPGYARLRVRPVMPAGLASAAATQMTPRGEASSRWTRGADGGVTLTVGVPGACEADIWLPNGGRRLTRPPPGALWRGPRDAHAVYRVGPGSWTFEIVGAQASAL; this is encoded by the coding sequence ATGACCGGTCCCACGCGGCGCGACGCCCTTTCGGGGGCGGCGGCCCTGGCGGCCTGCCTGACGGCCGGCTCCGGTCGCGCCGCGGCGGCCGTCCCCGCGCCTGGTGCCCTGACCAGCGAGCACGCCGGCGGGCCGATCGGCCTGGAGACGCCCAGCCCTCGCCTGGCCTGGCGACCGCCCGTGGCGCGCCAGAGCGCCTGGCGCGCGCAGGTCGCCGCCTCGGAGGCCGACCTGCTGGCCGGACGCCTGACCTGGGACAGCGGCAAGGTCGCCGACGCCGCTGCGGTAGAAGCCGTCTACGGCGGTCCTCCCCTGCCCTCTCGGGCTCGGCGCGTCTGGCGCGTGCGGCTGTGGGACGGCGACGGCCGCCCCGGCGCCTGGAGCGCGCCGGCCAGTTTCGAGATGAGCCTGCTGGCGCCCAAGGACTGGGGCGACGCCGCCTGGATCGGCCGCCGCCTCGCGCCGCCGCGCGGCTGGGCCGACCTGACGCTGACGATCGACTTCACGCTGAAGGGCCGGTTCTTCGACGTCCTGTTCCGGGCCCGCCCCGAGGGCAAGACCTATGGCGAGGCCTACGCCCTGCGGGTCGGCGAGGTCGATGGCGCGCCGTCCCTGATGCTGCAGGTTAGGCAGTACCCGGGCGGCGCCAGCCCGCAGGTCAAGCTGAGGCGCCTGCAGGTCTGGCCGCTGCCGCCCGCCCTCGCGGCCCTGAAGGGCCAGCGCCGCCGCCTGACCGTCGAGGCGCATGGAACGGCCCTGCGCTTCAGCCTGGACGGCGTCCTGGTCGGCGCGCTGGACGATGCGACCCAGGCCGAAGGAACCTTCGGCTTTCTGGCCCCGGAGGCCGAGGCCGCCGTCCTCCACGCCGTGACCTTGCAGGCGCCCGACCGACCCGGCTTCGCGAGCCGGTTCGAGGACGGCGACAATCCGCTGACCGGTGGCGACGTCGGCGAGGATGGCCTGATCCTGGCCTCGGGCGTGCCTGGCAAGGACCTCGTCATCCCGCTGGCCCATCCCGCGCCGCTGCTGCGCCGGGCTTTCGCCGTGAAGGGCGACATCGTCCGCGCCCGCCTCTACGTCGCCGCCGGCGGCTTCGCGGCGGTCAGCCTGAACGGCGCGGCCGTCGGCGAGAGCGCCATCGCCACCGGCTGGACGGCCTATGACAAGCGCGTGCTCTACCAGGCCCACGACGTCACCGCCCTGCTGAAGGCCGGCGACAACGTCCTGGCCGCCGAGCTGGCGCGCGGCTGGTACGGGATCGCCGAGCCCAACGAGTGGTACTTCCACAAGGCGCCCTGGACCGCCGAGCCGGTGCTGAAGGCGCGGCTGGAGATCGTCCTGACCGACGGTTCGACGCAGGTGCTGACCACGAACGAGACCTGGCGGGCCGCCGACGGCCCGTGCTTGTGGGATTCGATCTACGCGGGCGAGCGCCGCGACGCCCGGCGCGAGCCGTCGGGCTGGCGCGAGAGCGGCTTCGACGACCGCGCCTGGGACAAGGCCCTGATCGCCAAGGGACCGGCGGGCCGCCTGGTCGCCGCCACGCACGAGCCCATCGCCCCGGTCGCCCGCCACGCGGCGGTGTCGGTCAAGGAAGTGAAGCCCGGCGTCTGGCTGTTCGACTTCGGCCGCATCCGCACCGGCGTTCCCGAACTGGCCGTCACCGGCCCCGCCGGCCGCACCGTCTCGATGGCGCTGGCCGAGAAGCTGCGCAAGGACGGCGCGATCCAGGTCGCCAGCGGCCTGATCGACGCCCAGCTGATGACCTGGCGCTACACCCTGGCCGGCAAGGGGCGCGAGACCTGGCGGCCGGCCTTCGGCTATGGCGGCTTCCGCTATGTCCAGGTCTGGGGCCTGGACGGGACGCCGGCGCCCGACACGGTCGCGGCGATCGAGATCCATTCGGCCGTCGCCTCGATCGGCCGGTTCGAATGCGCCGATCCCCTGGTCAACCAGATCCACGACGCCGCGCGCCAGGGCCTGCTGAACAACATGCACGCGGCGCAGACCGACACGCCCAGCCTCGAAAAGAACGGCTGGACCGGCGACGCCCAGGCCTCGTCGGCCGCCGCCACCGTCAACTTCGACGTGGTCCGCACCTGGGAGAAGTGGCTAGGCGACTTCGTCGACGCCCAGGCGGCCAGCGGCGAGCTGCCCGAGATCGTGCCCTCCACGCCCTATTACGGCTTCGAGGACACGCCGGGCTGGAACTATGTCTGGGGGCCGACCCCGGCCTGGGACGTAGCGGCCTTCGTCCTACCGGAGGAGCTGGAACTGCGGTTCGGAACACGCGCCGCCGAGCCCGTCCGCGCCCTGCAGAAGCGCCTGGCCACCTACACCGCGCGGTTCCTGAAGGCGCCTGACTACCGCTACGACCACGGCCTGGGCGAGTACGCCGCCGCCGGCCCGACCGGACCGGTCGACGCGACCTCGACGGCCTATGTCTTCCACATGTTGAAGGCCACGGGCCAGGCCGAGTTGGCCGCCAAGATCCGCGCCGCCTACAACGCCCGCTACTGGGACGCGGCCAGGCGGCGCTACGTCGCCCCGCCGGAGGGCGGCAAGCCCGCGCCGTACTGCCAGACCATGAACGTGCTGCCCGTGGCCCTGGGCCTCGTCCCGGACGGCCAGGCCAAGGCGGTGATCGCTGGCCTGGCCGCCGACATCGCCGACAAGGGCCACCGCCTCGACGTCGGGGTCTACGCCCTGCGCTACCTGCCGCTGCTGCTCAGCGACCACGGCCACGGCCACGTCGTGTGGAAGGTCGTCACCCGCACCGACGAGCCCGGCTGGGGCTTCTGGCTGAAGAACGACATCCGCAGCATGCCCGAGGGCTGGGGCCTGGGATCGCGGTCGTGGAACCACCACTACTTCGCCTCGATCAGCAGCTGGTTCTACGAAGGGCTGGCGGGCCTTCGGCCGGCCGCGCCGGGCTATGCGCGCCTTCGGGTGCGGCCGGTCATGCCGGCGGGGCTCGCCAGCGCCGCCGCGACCCAGATGACGCCGCGCGGCGAAGCCAGTTCGCGCTGGACGCGCGGGGCCGATGGCGGAGTCACCCTTACGGTCGGCGTCCCGGGCGCCTGCGAGGCGGACATCTGGCTGCCGAACGGCGGGCGTCGCCTGACCCGTCCGCCGCCGGGCGCCCTCTGGCGCGGCCCGCGCGACGCCCACGCCGTCTATCGCGTCGGACCGGGATCCTGGACCTTCGAGATCGTCGGGGCTCAGGCGTCAGCCTTGTGA
- a CDS encoding competence/damage-inducible protein A, whose product MTTSERVTAAVMIIGDEILSGRTQDVNLAAIARYLATYGVDLCEARVVPDVEQEIIDAVNALRTRYDYVITTGGIGPTHDDITADSIAKAFGVTAPEHPEIMAMLRERWGEPNAARRRMAHVPEGGSLVKNPVQGPPGFQKDNVFVLAGVPAIMRGMLEDVGPRLRTGAVVLSKTVRVTGTGEGTIAAPLEAVAKAHPDMSLGSYPFFSPPDVYGANLVLRGRDAAELDAAVGELISALAEAGAANIELLADPA is encoded by the coding sequence ATGACCACCAGCGAGCGCGTGACAGCCGCCGTGATGATCATCGGCGACGAGATCCTGTCGGGTCGCACCCAGGACGTGAACCTGGCGGCCATCGCCAGGTACCTGGCGACCTACGGCGTTGACCTGTGCGAGGCGCGGGTGGTGCCCGACGTCGAGCAGGAGATCATCGACGCGGTCAACGCCCTGCGGACCCGCTACGACTACGTCATCACCACCGGCGGCATCGGCCCGACCCACGACGACATCACCGCCGACTCGATCGCCAAGGCCTTCGGGGTCACGGCGCCCGAGCACCCCGAGATCATGGCCATGCTGCGCGAGCGCTGGGGCGAGCCGAACGCCGCCCGCCGCCGCATGGCCCACGTGCCGGAAGGCGGCAGCCTGGTGAAGAACCCGGTGCAGGGCCCTCCCGGCTTTCAGAAGGACAACGTCTTCGTCCTGGCGGGCGTGCCGGCGATCATGCGCGGCATGCTGGAGGACGTGGGTCCTCGCCTGCGCACGGGCGCGGTGGTGCTGAGCAAGACCGTCCGCGTCACGGGTACGGGCGAGGGCACGATCGCCGCGCCGCTGGAGGCGGTGGCCAAGGCCCATCCGGACATGTCGCTGGGCAGCTATCCGTTCTTCAGCCCTCCGGATGTCTACGGCGCCAACCTGGTGCTGCGCGGTCGCGACGCCGCGGAGCTGGACGCGGCCGTCGGCGAGCTGATCTCGGCCCTGGCCGAAGCCGGGGCCGCCAATATCGAGCTGCTGGCCGATCCGGCCTGA
- a CDS encoding helix-turn-helix domain-containing protein, with the protein MAEDKTPDPVDIHVGRRLRMRRKDLGYSQQALADALGLTFQQVQKYEGGSNRISASKLHATAMFLKTPIGFFFEGLDDPEGLDTTAADLANEMADFWSLPGAPDLARAFTTIQSAGMRKHLVDLARAVAGEE; encoded by the coding sequence ATGGCCGAAGACAAGACCCCTGATCCCGTCGACATTCACGTGGGTCGCCGCCTGCGTATGCGCCGCAAGGATCTGGGCTATTCCCAGCAAGCCCTGGCGGACGCCCTGGGCCTGACGTTCCAGCAGGTCCAGAAGTACGAGGGCGGCAGCAACCGCATCAGCGCCAGCAAGCTGCACGCCACGGCCATGTTCCTGAAGACGCCGATCGGCTTCTTCTTCGAGGGCCTGGACGATCCGGAAGGGCTGGACACCACCGCCGCCGACCTGGCCAACGAGATGGCCGACTTCTGGTCGCTGCCCGGCGCCCCCGACCTGGCCCGCGCCTTCACGACCATCCAGTCGGCCGGCATGCGCAAGCATCTGGTCGACCTGGCGCGCGCGGTGGCCGGCGAGGAGTAG
- a CDS encoding carboxylesterase/lipase family protein produces the protein MLAVSQAAKRFSPILALTLCLAACGAQGQTAAPVIPPTPVEATVAGGALRGSVEDGVRIFKGVPYAQAPVGDLRWRPPQPAQAWTGVREAQGFGPDCMQNRVGWDDTQTKLPVSEDCLTLNVWTPADAKSAPVMVWIHGGGYVMGSGSQPVFDGAALARRGVVVVTFNYRLGRFGFFAHPVLDAEHPEEPKANYGYMDQIAALAWVKANIAALGGDPGRVTIFGQSAGGGSVSQLMLIPQARGLFQQAIAQSGGGRDVWPLLAADRPGKVSAEAIGVAFADKAGLKNATAADLRALPAAKLLGKLDLLNSEEATFSGPVVDGRLVTGSAVEGFAAGRQARVPLLIGANSDELGIIPGFLKGMFAGKTMAQLGLPEDKLLAIYGSKGALNADMPSDATFVEPAHALAGLAAKGGQPVWTYSFGYVVEAKRKDWRGTPHSGDLGFVFDTLGKLKDAPSAADQAAAKRWADAWAAFAKTGDPGWARYDPASDQRMTVTNDGAALAATPERIRALGALRDAQAR, from the coding sequence ATGCTCGCTGTGAGCCAAGCCGCCAAACGCTTTTCGCCGATCCTGGCGCTCACCCTGTGCCTGGCCGCTTGTGGCGCGCAGGGCCAGACGGCCGCACCTGTCATACCCCCGACGCCCGTCGAGGCGACCGTCGCGGGCGGGGCGCTGCGCGGCTCCGTCGAGGACGGCGTCCGAATCTTCAAGGGCGTGCCCTATGCGCAGGCCCCGGTCGGCGACCTGCGCTGGCGTCCGCCGCAACCAGCTCAGGCCTGGACGGGCGTGCGCGAGGCGCAAGGCTTCGGGCCCGACTGCATGCAGAACCGCGTCGGCTGGGACGACACCCAGACCAAGCTGCCGGTCAGCGAGGACTGCCTGACCCTGAACGTCTGGACGCCGGCGGATGCGAAGAGCGCTCCGGTCATGGTCTGGATCCATGGCGGCGGCTACGTGATGGGTTCGGGCAGTCAGCCGGTGTTCGACGGCGCGGCTCTGGCCCGGCGCGGCGTGGTGGTGGTGACCTTCAACTATCGCCTAGGCCGTTTCGGCTTCTTCGCCCATCCGGTCCTCGACGCCGAGCATCCCGAGGAGCCCAAGGCCAACTACGGCTACATGGACCAGATCGCCGCCCTGGCCTGGGTGAAGGCCAATATCGCGGCGCTGGGCGGGGACCCAGGACGGGTGACGATCTTCGGCCAGTCGGCCGGCGGCGGCTCGGTCAGCCAGCTGATGCTGATCCCCCAGGCGCGCGGTCTCTTCCAGCAGGCCATCGCCCAGTCGGGCGGCGGTCGCGACGTCTGGCCCCTGCTGGCCGCCGACCGGCCGGGCAAGGTCTCGGCCGAGGCTATCGGCGTCGCCTTCGCCGACAAGGCGGGGCTCAAGAACGCCACGGCCGCCGACCTGCGGGCGCTGCCGGCGGCCAAGCTTCTGGGCAAGCTGGATCTGCTGAACAGCGAGGAGGCGACCTTCTCCGGCCCGGTGGTCGACGGGCGCCTGGTGACGGGCTCGGCGGTCGAGGGCTTCGCAGCCGGTCGCCAGGCCAGGGTCCCGCTGCTGATCGGAGCCAACAGCGACGAACTGGGCATCATCCCCGGTTTCCTGAAGGGGATGTTCGCCGGCAAGACCATGGCCCAGCTGGGCCTGCCGGAAGACAAGCTGCTGGCGATCTACGGGAGCAAGGGCGCGCTGAACGCCGACATGCCCAGCGACGCCACCTTCGTCGAGCCGGCCCACGCCCTGGCGGGGCTGGCGGCCAAGGGCGGCCAGCCGGTCTGGACCTACAGCTTCGGCTACGTCGTCGAGGCCAAGCGCAAGGACTGGCGCGGGACGCCGCACTCCGGCGACCTGGGCTTCGTCTTCGACACCCTCGGCAAGCTGAAGGATGCGCCGTCCGCCGCCGACCAGGCCGCGGCCAAGCGCTGGGCCGACGCCTGGGCGGCCTTCGCCAAGACCGGCGATCCGGGCTGGGCCCGATACGACCCGGCGAGCGACCAGCGGATGACCGTGACCAACGACGGGGCGGCGCTGGCGGCGACGCCCGAACGCATCCGCGCCCTGGGAGCTCTTCGAGACGCCCAGGCGCGCTGA
- a CDS encoding TetR/AcrR family transcriptional regulator — MNLRARQKAATQASILQAALEIFSEQGFEGASTREIAAKAGVHHALIKYHFDNKDALWRSAVTFLFQRQADELKLPAPDDPAYRSYRDFAKAVIRSVVMYSARHPEHARLMVQESVRDSERFRWAADEFIVETRKAAESFILLCQREGILPKVSVAASVYIFVGAAQLFYTLAPEVRQVWGIDPSDPEVIEQHAEALSAILVR; from the coding sequence TTGAATCTCCGCGCGCGTCAGAAGGCCGCCACCCAGGCCAGCATCCTCCAGGCGGCCCTGGAGATCTTTTCGGAACAGGGCTTCGAGGGGGCCTCGACGCGGGAGATCGCCGCCAAGGCCGGCGTCCACCACGCGCTGATCAAGTATCACTTCGACAACAAGGACGCCCTTTGGCGGTCGGCCGTGACCTTCCTGTTTCAGCGCCAGGCCGACGAGTTGAAGCTGCCGGCCCCGGACGACCCGGCCTATCGCTCGTACCGCGACTTCGCCAAGGCGGTGATCCGTTCGGTGGTGATGTACTCGGCCCGTCATCCCGAGCACGCGCGCCTGATGGTCCAGGAGAGCGTGCGCGACAGCGAGCGATTCCGCTGGGCCGCCGACGAGTTCATCGTCGAGACCCGCAAGGCCGCCGAGAGCTTCATCCTGCTGTGTCAGAGAGAGGGCATCCTGCCCAAGGTGTCGGTGGCGGCCAGCGTCTACATCTTCGTCGGCGCGGCCCAGCTGTTCTACACCCTGGCCCCCGAGGTGCGGCAGGTCTGGGGCATCGATCCGTCCGATCCGGAGGTGATCGAGCAACACGCCGAGGCCCTTTCGGCGATCCTGGTTCGCTGA
- a CDS encoding cellulase family glycosylhydrolase, whose amino-acid sequence MSKPPIDVQGSRFVDAQGRHAILRGVNLGGDCKVPWPDGGTDRPSNFSDHRTVSFVGRPFPLEEADAHLGRIAHWGFNTLRLLTTWEAVEHAGPGQYDEEYLDYFAAVAERAGAHGLFVFVDFHQDVWSRMSGGDGAPGWVFDALGLDFTRFDAADAAHVMQHRYDYASEERRQENRYPMMSWASNYRLAANGIAWSAFFAGEILTPDWTVEGRNVQRFLQDGYLGAMAAVARRVAHLTNVIGFDTFNEPGLGWVGLPMSQPRLRATPEDPLPVWPGPAWTPLDGLRAARGRTVEVATLGWGDERGVLRVLGHETANEAGVSIWRDDGPDPFERAGAWRFDQGGDFVLDEDFFRLKDGQPIDHENQCMAPFFARVAETVRAVRPDWLLFAELCPYLIGTGRMFPDAMPARSVNASHWYDIDILRKKRFDPDQHLDPLRAKYFNQMAYIAWLGTKFGDTGAPTLIGEFGIPYDLNHGEAFEAWARGERGEDVWTAHAQSLALMYDALDALKLSSTQWNYTATNRNDLRVGDGWNQEDLSIFSPDQVDGTGANGPDAGARALLGFCRPYAPLAQGLIATMRYADGRFELELEADPAIAAPTEIYVPEARFPNGLTVRVSQVSARWRHDRAAQKVLVWADEAGPLSIVIAPA is encoded by the coding sequence ATGTCAAAGCCGCCGATCGATGTTCAAGGAAGCCGGTTCGTCGACGCGCAAGGGCGTCACGCGATCCTGCGCGGGGTCAATCTGGGCGGCGATTGCAAGGTCCCCTGGCCCGACGGCGGCACCGACCGGCCCAGCAATTTCTCCGATCATCGGACCGTCAGTTTCGTGGGTCGCCCCTTCCCGCTGGAGGAGGCCGACGCGCACCTGGGCCGCATCGCCCACTGGGGGTTCAACACCCTGCGCCTGCTGACCACCTGGGAGGCCGTCGAGCATGCGGGGCCCGGCCAGTACGACGAGGAATACCTCGACTACTTCGCCGCCGTGGCCGAGCGCGCGGGCGCCCACGGGCTCTTCGTCTTCGTCGACTTCCACCAGGACGTCTGGAGCCGGATGAGCGGCGGCGACGGCGCGCCCGGCTGGGTGTTCGACGCGCTGGGCCTGGACTTCACCCGGTTCGACGCCGCTGACGCGGCCCACGTCATGCAGCACCGCTACGACTACGCCAGCGAGGAACGGCGCCAGGAGAACCGCTATCCGATGATGAGCTGGGCCAGCAACTACCGCCTGGCCGCCAATGGCATCGCCTGGAGCGCCTTCTTCGCCGGCGAGATCCTGACGCCCGACTGGACGGTCGAGGGCCGCAACGTCCAGCGCTTCCTGCAGGACGGCTATCTGGGGGCCATGGCCGCCGTGGCCCGCCGCGTGGCGCACCTCACCAACGTCATCGGCTTCGACACCTTCAACGAGCCGGGCCTGGGCTGGGTCGGCCTGCCGATGAGCCAGCCGCGCCTGCGCGCGACACCGGAGGATCCCCTGCCCGTCTGGCCCGGCCCGGCCTGGACGCCGCTGGACGGCCTGCGCGCCGCGCGCGGCCGCACGGTCGAGGTGGCGACCCTGGGCTGGGGCGACGAGCGCGGCGTGCTGCGCGTGCTGGGTCACGAGACCGCCAACGAAGCGGGCGTGTCGATCTGGCGGGACGACGGCCCCGACCCCTTCGAGCGCGCCGGCGCCTGGCGCTTCGATCAAGGTGGCGACTTCGTGCTGGACGAGGACTTCTTCCGCCTGAAGGACGGCCAGCCGATCGACCACGAGAACCAGTGCATGGCCCCGTTCTTCGCGCGGGTCGCCGAGACGGTCCGCGCGGTGCGGCCGGACTGGCTGCTGTTCGCCGAGCTGTGCCCTTACCTGATCGGCACCGGACGGATGTTCCCCGACGCCATGCCCGCGCGCAGCGTCAACGCCAGCCACTGGTACGACATCGACATCCTGCGCAAGAAGCGCTTCGACCCCGACCAGCATCTGGACCCGCTGCGGGCCAAGTACTTCAATCAGATGGCCTATATCGCCTGGCTGGGGACCAAGTTCGGCGACACGGGCGCGCCGACCCTGATCGGCGAGTTCGGCATCCCCTACGATCTCAACCACGGCGAGGCCTTCGAGGCCTGGGCGCGGGGCGAGCGCGGCGAGGACGTCTGGACCGCCCACGCCCAGTCCCTGGCGCTGATGTACGACGCCCTGGACGCCCTGAAGCTGTCCTCCACACAGTGGAACTACACCGCCACCAACCGCAACGACCTGCGGGTGGGCGACGGCTGGAACCAGGAGGACCTGTCGATCTTCTCGCCCGACCAGGTCGACGGGACCGGCGCGAACGGCCCCGACGCCGGGGCCCGCGCCCTGCTGGGCTTCTGCCGTCCCTACGCGCCGCTGGCCCAGGGCCTGATCGCCACGATGCGCTACGCCGACGGCCGCTTCGAGCTGGAACTGGAGGCCGATCCGGCCATCGCCGCGCCGACCGAGATCTATGTCCCCGAGGCGCGATTCCCGAACGGCCTGACGGTGCGCGTCTCACAGGTCTCTGCCCGCTGGCGCCATGATCGAGCCGCCCAGAAGGTGTTGGTCTGGGCCGACGAAGCCGGACCGCTGTCGATCGTCATCGCGCCGGCGTGA
- a CDS encoding TonB-dependent receptor, with protein MKTLKTALTLGASMMALSAGQALAQEARPDETMMITEVVVTAQKREEKLQEVPVAVSVVGEADLQRRNIGNIDQLKLVVPSFEATSFGVSVRGVGTSTFSTSIEPTVSTVLDGVVLGRPEMALGSFYDVARVEILRGPQGMLFGKNASAGLVSITTNAPKIGRVEAIANLNAGQDGYNKSDATVNLPLGDKAALRLGGFVNKLDGVLNNKKDGRRFNGNDEWGARAKLLWRPSDTVDVLITADYAKQDQSITWSPYKLNPTGVMGLTLAACGVKASPDNADLCIDGPQYKDRENYGFSAQVDWSLPGGLTLTSISAGRRDFDFSNGDSDSLPVNILNNNISNQDLRQVSQELRLASPTGGKLEYVAGLYYYRQKTNQVTDQTGTFGVSPLPIINSTINSLVDTESYAVFGQASYQLTDKLALLGGARLTRDKVSLDFRQFTRPGFFGINPTVTFDDTAKETNVSWKLGAQYQLAERTMGYATVSRGYKGPGFNQTGVSNATTSQAVGPEIPTSYELGVKTTLLGGLAVLNVAAFSTKFEDYQAQTVDFTLTPPAFRTINAGDLKTKGIEGDLTAVLAPGLLVTASAAYIDAQYGDFAPISCDPVTTPSGCVLIAPGLYGFDASGKSLSGVSKWKTSLAAVYERSIGHGLQVNASADYGWRDGYNASATGDPNTAIKSYGILGGTVGIGAENDRWRLAVWGKNLTDKRFPSALFGTPFGGKGDYSQVLTGDAFRRYGVTLNLRY; from the coding sequence ATGAAGACCTTGAAGACGGCGCTGACGCTGGGGGCCTCGATGATGGCCCTGTCGGCGGGCCAGGCTCTGGCGCAGGAGGCCAGGCCCGACGAGACGATGATGATCACCGAGGTGGTCGTCACCGCCCAGAAGCGCGAGGAGAAGCTGCAGGAGGTGCCGGTCGCCGTCAGCGTGGTCGGCGAGGCCGACCTGCAGCGGCGCAACATCGGCAATATCGACCAGCTGAAACTGGTCGTGCCCAGCTTCGAAGCCACCTCGTTCGGCGTGTCGGTGCGCGGCGTCGGCACCTCGACCTTCTCGACCTCGATCGAGCCGACGGTGTCGACCGTGCTAGACGGCGTGGTGCTGGGCCGGCCCGAGATGGCGCTGGGCAGCTTCTACGACGTCGCCCGCGTCGAGATCCTGCGTGGTCCGCAGGGCATGCTGTTCGGCAAGAACGCCTCGGCCGGCCTGGTCAGCATCACCACCAACGCGCCGAAGATCGGCCGGGTCGAGGCCATCGCCAACCTCAACGCCGGCCAGGATGGCTACAACAAGTCCGACGCCACGGTGAACCTGCCGCTGGGCGACAAGGCCGCCCTGCGCCTCGGCGGCTTCGTCAACAAGCTGGATGGCGTCCTGAACAACAAGAAGGACGGCCGCCGCTTCAACGGCAATGACGAGTGGGGCGCCCGCGCCAAGCTGCTGTGGCGGCCCTCCGACACCGTCGACGTGCTGATCACCGCCGACTACGCCAAGCAGGACCAGTCGATCACCTGGTCGCCGTATAAGCTCAATCCGACCGGCGTCATGGGCCTGACCCTGGCGGCCTGCGGGGTGAAGGCCTCGCCAGACAACGCCGACCTCTGCATCGACGGTCCGCAGTACAAGGACCGTGAGAACTACGGCTTCTCGGCCCAGGTCGACTGGAGCCTGCCGGGCGGCCTGACCCTGACCTCGATCAGCGCCGGCCGCCGCGACTTCGACTTCAGCAACGGCGACTCCGACAGCCTGCCGGTCAACATCCTGAACAACAACATCTCCAATCAGGACCTGCGCCAGGTCAGCCAGGAACTGCGCCTGGCCTCGCCGACGGGCGGCAAGCTGGAGTACGTCGCGGGCCTCTACTACTACCGCCAGAAGACCAACCAGGTGACCGACCAGACCGGCACCTTCGGCGTCTCGCCGCTGCCGATCATCAACTCGACGATCAACAGCCTGGTGGACACCGAAAGCTACGCGGTCTTCGGCCAGGCCAGCTACCAGCTGACCGACAAGCTGGCCCTGCTGGGCGGCGCGCGCCTGACCCGCGACAAGGTCAGCTTGGACTTCCGCCAGTTCACCCGGCCGGGCTTCTTCGGGATCAACCCGACGGTGACCTTCGACGACACCGCCAAGGAGACCAACGTCTCGTGGAAGCTGGGCGCCCAGTACCAGCTGGCCGAGCGGACCATGGGCTATGCGACGGTGTCGCGCGGCTACAAGGGGCCGGGCTTCAACCAGACCGGCGTCTCCAACGCCACGACCAGCCAGGCGGTCGGTCCCGAGATCCCGACCAGCTACGAGCTGGGCGTGAAGACCACCCTGCTGGGCGGCCTGGCCGTGCTGAACGTCGCGGCCTTCTCGACCAAGTTCGAGGACTACCAGGCCCAGACCGTCGACTTCACCCTGACCCCGCCGGCCTTCCGGACCATCAACGCGGGTGACCTGAAAACCAAGGGGATCGAGGGCGACCTGACGGCCGTGCTGGCGCCAGGTCTGCTGGTCACCGCCTCGGCGGCCTATATCGACGCCCAGTACGGAGACTTCGCGCCGATCTCGTGCGATCCGGTGACGACGCCCTCGGGCTGCGTGCTGATCGCGCCGGGCCTCTACGGCTTCGACGCCTCGGGCAAGTCGCTGAGCGGTGTGTCGAAGTGGAAGACCAGCCTGGCGGCGGTCTACGAACGCTCGATCGGCCACGGCCTGCAGGTCAACGCCTCGGCCGACTACGGCTGGCGCGACGGCTACAACGCCTCGGCCACGGGCGACCCGAACACCGCGATCAAGAGCTACGGCATCCTGGGCGGCACGGTCGGGATCGGGGCCGAGAACGACCGCTGGCGCCTGGCCGTGTGGGGCAAGAACCTCACCGACAAGCGCTTCCCCAGCGCCCTGTTCGGCACGCCGTTCGGCGGCAAGGGCGACTACAGCCAGGTCCTGACCGGCGACGCCTTCCGACGCTACGGAGTGACCCTGAACCTGCGCTACTGA